The Peromyscus eremicus chromosome 2, PerEre_H2_v1, whole genome shotgun sequence genome includes the window ATAGATGATATATTTTATGAGTTTTtgtgaacatatatgtgtgtgcagcaAAGATTGGGAGTGAGAGAACAACTTCCATGAATGAATTTTCTGCTCCAACCATGAGCCAGGGATCACATGAATATGTCAGGCTTGATCTGGAAGCTCTTGTTGATTGTGCCATAATAACCATAAATAATCATTCAATAAATACCTAATACACAATAAAAAGCACATTTGAACCTTAATATACTTAAGAACTCAAGTATATTAAGACAGCTAGAATAAAATAACTCAACCTCCCAACCCTAACCAATATAAGATTTTCACACGTGCCATTGTTTCAAGTAACACGTGTAGACTCACAAAATATTAGTTGAAACAAAGTTGACATTACAATTCAAGTAACTATATTCAGAAATAAATACGACCCACAAAATTCAACTGTAGCATGAAATTCAAGAAATTTCCAGGCCAAGTATTAGAGGTAAGGTTTTATGCTTTACAAGTGAGTGATTTCACACAGGAAAGGTATATCTGTAACATAAATAGCAACCATAATGTCTTTCAGCAATAAACCCTAGAGAAGGTTTGTTGAAGGGGAAAATTGAAAGTGGAAGCaataatggaaacaaaaatgGTGGGAAAAAAATGGCCAAACACAAGCAGAGAATGACtgaaagaaagtgaaaagtaCATGGGAGAGTATGGGTGGGCattcagaaaatggaaactaGTGATTTCTCTTATTTAAGACTCATGGACCCAGCCAGGAGGGACTTCAGAGAACCTAGAGGGGAAGGTTCAGGACCACAGAGCCCAGAGGACCAGCAGCATCTGCCACATTCACAATTGCCAGGCCCTGTGCTCTGCTGACATTCCTGGTGGTGATGCACTCCTGGTCAAGCTGCTGTCTGGGATGTGACCTGCCTCAGACTCATCACCTCAGGAACAAGAGAGCCTCCACACTCCTGGCACAAATGAGGagactctcccctctctcctgcctgaaGGACAGAATGGACTTTGCATTCCCTCTGGAGAAGGTGGATGCCCAGCAGATCCAGAAGGCCCAGGCCATCCCTGTCCTGCAGGAGCTGACCCAGCAGGTCCTGATCCTCTTCAGCTCAAAGGACTCATCTGCTGCTTGGGAGACAAGCCTCCTAGACACATTCTGCACTGGCCTCCACCACCAGCTCAAAGACCTGCAAGCCTGTCTGATGCAGCAGGTTGAGGAGCAGGAACCTTCTCTGAGCCAGGAAGACAACCTGGTGGCTGTGCGGAACTACTTCCACAGGATCACTGTCTacctgaaggagaagaaacacagttCCTGTGCCTGGGAGGTGGTCAGAGCAGAAGTCAGGAAAGCCCTGTCTTCCTCAGCCAAGCTGTTGGCAGGACTGACTGAGGAGAAGGAGTAAGTCCTGGGCCAACGTGGAGAGGACTCTTCTGGGCTAGGATCCTGCACCTCACTGCTCAGATTTGGCCTTCTCCAAGAATTTTTTGACTTGGACATCATTGATTCAACTTGCCTGGATAGTTATCCTAATATTGGGTTATATTGTGTTGATCTGTAAGGGCATTTGCCCTATTCATtcagatgttttatttgtttgtttgcttatttatttatttatttatttatttatttatttatttatttatttatttatttattcttctgcttGTTTGCCTATCTACatgattttagttattttttattaccatagaattttatatatcttttaaattataaaactgttactgttaatttatttcttctattcaaTAAATTTTTGACTCTACATGCTTAATCTTACGTGTCAGCCACACAATCTTATGAAAAGTGTTTGATGTTTCTAAACTCATTCTGTACAccataaatataacacatctGGACTTGGTAGGAAATAATATTGCAGCAATGTGTGCTGCTTAGACTTAAGAGGTGAGTGGATACAGCCAcccagtagttcctgttcactgatGGTAAAAATCTTACTTCTCTCCGTTAGATAGTACTCCTCTGGATGTATAGCCAGCATGCTGtacagaaaggaaaccagaacatCTTGCTTGTGTTCCATTGTGCCTTAGTCCTCCTGACCAACAATTCGCCCCGACCTCACTGGCCTCCCCTAACTAACATTTGACTCCAAACTTCTATCAGATGAAATCGATTAGATTCCATAAATGAGGTATACCatgaaaccaaaataaaataaagtacaaaaCAAATGAGGATCTTCCTACATACCATTAAAAAAGTGAaacatgataaaagaaaaatatggagtGTCAGCCCTGTCTTGGTGATGGCTTCAATTGAAGAGACAAAATATCATGATCTAAAGCATTTTGGGgtagaaatgttttattataatttaagaTCACAgcacattccttcactgacagaGCTTTGGCAGGATcgtaaacagggcaggaacctgaaggcaggggcTGATACAGAGGTCCTGGAGGAACACACTGTCTCCTGCCTTGATGTCTCAGGGcccactcagcctgctttataATACTCatcaggatcacctgcccagtgGATGGATCACCCACAGTGTGCTGGACACTCCTACATCAGTCATCAGTTATTAAAATGATTGAGAGACTGGTCTCCAGTGCGATTCTGTAGAGACATCTTCCCTGGTGAGATCCCTTCTTTCCAAATGACCCTATCAGGGGTCAATTTGAACTTAGAATTATCCAGGATCAATTCCCTTCATAATGGCCTCCAAAAACATACCTTGAAATAAATCTAACAAGGGAAGTAAATGCAATTCTTCTAAAATGACACAGCTCATCCCTCTCAATTTCatttggtatctttttttttatttcaattttttttcatttcccataCTAATCCCAGttgcccctctctccctttctctggtCCTCAAATTCTGCCCATCAATCCGATCACCCAACAACTCCTGAGAGGAGGGAAGGTCTCccttgggagtcaacaaagtgtAGCATACAAACTCCAGCATAGCTACTTACTGCTTCAAGGCTGAGCAACGTGTCCCAGCATAGGGTTTGGACTCCCAAAAGCCAGTTCTTGCACTTGGGACAAGTCCTGGTCCCTCTTCCAGGGGCCTCAccaacagatcaagccacacaaggTTCAGTCACATTCAGAGGGCATAGTTGGGTCCCATGCAGGTCCCCCAGATGTCAGTCCAGTGTTCCTGAGGtcccattagctcaggtcagctgtctctgtggttttccccatcatgatcttgactccctgCCCCCTTTGCTTCTAGGttcccacctccctctcttctgatctccaggagctcagccctgtGCTTGGACTAGGAGCAATGAATCTGTTTGTTAACTGTCCCCAGTGGTGCATATATACACGGCCATCTAGTGAAACCCGGGCAACCTCTCAGGGGCCCCATTACTAAGGATAACTgaatcttcctctcccagcagccatcagatgaaaatagttcctcagctagggctGGGATTTCCTGACATGCTCCCTActtgaaacttttattttatctatctgtATCATACTTAGACTGTgcatgcagtcacagctgctATCAATATGGACCTGCACCTACTATATTGTGTCTACAAACCCTGTTTCCTACAGTCAGAATCTGTCTCTGGGAATCCCCATCTTCCTGCCAGCTCTTGTGTAAAGAGTACTGCCCTATGGAAGCTAGGAAATCAATAATGGTCTTTATTCAGACACCTATTCCCTGTACATTAACCACTTGTAAGTGTCTGTGTCCAGTCATCTA containing:
- the LOC131904807 gene encoding interferon alpha-12-like, with the protein product MAIALILDIPALQQLPVSTEPRGPAASATFTIARPCALLTFLVVMHSWSSCCLGCDLPQTHHLRNKRASTLLAQMRRLSPLSCLKDRMDFAFPLEKVDAQQIQKAQAIPVLQELTQQVLILFSSKDSSAAWETSLLDTFCTGLHHQLKDLQACLMQQVEEQEPSLSQEDNLVAVRNYFHRITVYLKEKKHSSCAWEVVRAEVRKALSSSAKLLAGLTEEKE